A section of the Vicinamibacterales bacterium genome encodes:
- a CDS encoding cyclase family protein: MQTVLDLTQTIGPAMPVYPGTEPPVLRQANTVERNGFAETLLSMYSHTGTHVDAPAHMLGNAPTLDRLGVDHFVGRACVIDVSGHTTIEASTLTRHADLVAGCSFALLHTGWSRYWGQDQYFSGFAVLSADAARWLVDQGLLGVGFDAISADPVGADEFGNHLAFFRAGMILVENLTGLDALIGRTFLFSCLPLKFEAADGSPVRAVAILP; this comes from the coding sequence ATGCAGACCGTTCTGGATCTGACGCAGACGATCGGGCCCGCGATGCCTGTCTATCCGGGAACCGAGCCCCCTGTGCTCCGCCAGGCGAACACCGTGGAGCGCAACGGGTTTGCCGAGACGCTGCTGAGCATGTACTCGCACACCGGGACGCACGTCGATGCACCGGCGCACATGCTGGGGAACGCTCCGACGCTCGACCGGCTCGGCGTGGACCACTTTGTCGGCCGGGCGTGCGTGATCGACGTATCGGGCCACACGACCATCGAAGCCTCGACGCTCACCCGGCATGCAGACCTCGTCGCCGGCTGTTCGTTCGCGCTCCTTCACACCGGCTGGTCACGCTACTGGGGGCAGGACCAGTACTTCTCGGGGTTCGCGGTATTGTCTGCCGACGCCGCGCGCTGGCTCGTCGACCAGGGCCTTCTCGGTGTCGGCTTCGACGCCATTTCGGCCGACCCAGTGGGAGCCGACGAATTTGGGAATCACCTCGCGTTCTTCCGGGCGGGGATGATCCTCGTCGAGAACCTGACCGGCCTCGACGCGCTCATCGGGAGGACGTTCCTCTTCTCGTGTCTTCCGTTGAAGTTCGAAGCGGCGGATGGGTCACCAGTGCGGGCGGTCGCGATCCTGCCCTAG
- a CDS encoding pitrilysin family protein, whose amino-acid sequence MLVTIVDRSRLPEPGPDPDFHFPVVSRRRLSTGMHVWTVEQREVPVLSFLLMLSSGAASDPADRPGLASLTADLLDEGSGTRSALEIEDALSRLGAQLETEVGSDATVLSLLTLSRFKDAALDLLAEIVCRPRLAAADVDRVRDLRLTRLMQLRDLAPAVADRTLIRVLYPDHPYGHLPLGTTRSLQGLRPEEVAAFHATMWRPPAVTLVAVGDATHQEMYDAVERAFGSWSPGAATPAHPTVPELPPPPDRPAARLVIVNRPGAAQSEVRIAQVAVPRQTPDYHALLVLNAILGGQFVSRLNMNLREDKGYTYGARSGFEFRRAAGPFAVQAAVQTKVTAAAVREAMKEIVEIAGCRPATEQEMSLARSSLTRGYPRGFETAGQVARGLAQLALFDLPAETFEQFIPSIHAVDAAAVTTAAQRLDPDRMTVALVGDRAQVEPGLAELGLGEPLVLERTDLDADW is encoded by the coding sequence GTGCTCGTGACCATCGTCGATCGTTCGCGCCTGCCGGAGCCTGGCCCGGATCCAGATTTCCATTTTCCCGTCGTTTCCCGGCGCCGTCTGTCCACCGGCATGCACGTGTGGACGGTCGAGCAGCGCGAGGTGCCGGTTCTTTCGTTCCTGCTGATGCTGTCGTCCGGCGCGGCGAGCGATCCGGCCGACCGGCCGGGCCTGGCGTCCCTGACGGCCGATCTGCTCGACGAGGGCAGCGGGACGCGATCGGCGCTCGAGATCGAGGACGCGCTGTCGCGACTGGGCGCGCAGCTCGAGACCGAGGTGGGGTCGGATGCGACGGTGTTGTCGCTGCTGACACTTTCGCGCTTCAAGGACGCGGCCCTCGATCTGCTGGCCGAGATCGTGTGCCGGCCGCGGCTGGCTGCCGCCGACGTCGATCGCGTGCGCGACCTGCGGCTCACCCGTCTGATGCAGCTCCGCGACCTGGCCCCGGCTGTGGCCGACCGCACCCTCATCCGCGTGCTGTATCCCGACCATCCGTACGGCCACCTGCCGCTCGGCACGACCCGCTCGCTGCAGGGCCTTCGCCCCGAGGAGGTCGCCGCGTTCCACGCGACCATGTGGCGCCCGCCGGCGGTCACGCTCGTTGCAGTGGGGGACGCGACCCACCAGGAGATGTACGACGCGGTCGAGCGCGCGTTTGGGTCCTGGTCGCCGGGAGCGGCCACTCCCGCGCATCCCACCGTGCCCGAGTTGCCACCACCTCCGGACCGACCGGCCGCCAGGCTGGTGATCGTGAACCGCCCGGGGGCCGCCCAGTCCGAAGTCCGGATCGCCCAGGTGGCCGTGCCGCGACAGACGCCCGACTATCACGCACTGCTCGTGCTGAACGCGATCCTCGGCGGCCAGTTCGTCAGCCGGCTGAACATGAACCTCCGAGAGGACAAGGGCTATACCTACGGAGCGCGCAGCGGCTTCGAGTTCAGGCGGGCCGCCGGGCCGTTCGCGGTGCAGGCGGCGGTGCAGACAAAGGTCACCGCCGCCGCCGTCCGCGAAGCGATGAAGGAGATCGTCGAGATCGCCGGATGCCGGCCTGCCACCGAGCAGGAAATGTCGCTGGCACGGTCGTCGCTGACCCGCGGGTATCCTCGCGGGTTCGAGACGGCCGGTCAGGTGGCACGTGGTCTGGCGCAGCTCGCGCTGTTCGACCTGCCCGCCGAGACGTTCGAGCAGTTCATTCCCTCGATCCACGCGGTGGACGCCGCCGCGGTGACGACGGCTGCGCAGCGTCTCGACCCGGATCGGATGACGGTGGCACTGGTGGGCGACCGCGCCCAGGTCGAACCTGGATTGGCAGAACTCGGGCTCGGCGAACCGCTCGTGCTCGAACGAACGGACCTCGACGCGGACTGGTGA
- a CDS encoding pitrilysin family protein, whose protein sequence is MQIPFEKHVLGNGLSVVTHEDHRCPIVAVNLWYHVGSKNEQPGRTGFAHLFEHLMFEGSEHYDHGFFQPLQQAGAVLNGSTNTDRTNYWEVVPTSSLELALWMESDRMGFLLPALTEEKFRNQRDVVLNERRQNYENRPYGMASMAIVAALFPPDHPYHWLTIGSPEDLRAASLDDVRAFFARYYHPANASLVLAGDIDTAEALRLADGYFGSIPAGPAAGPISCTAGLVSEIRVVLEDAVELPRLYLTWLSPSIFAPGDADLDLAADVLAEGKSSRLYEEMVYRKRFATDVAALQQSRELSGFFQLVSTAAPGHTLTELDEMITAGLARVAADGPSASELERSLAQAEAQFIYRVQTVGGFGGKSDQLNQYNIFVGDPGFFDRDLARYRSATPATVAEAVSSFLVRAPRVAVSVVPRGRLDLALAGSTKVVCS, encoded by the coding sequence ATGCAGATTCCCTTTGAGAAACACGTCCTTGGCAACGGCCTCTCGGTGGTGACACACGAAGACCACCGCTGTCCAATCGTGGCGGTCAACCTGTGGTATCACGTTGGCTCGAAGAACGAGCAGCCGGGGCGCACGGGGTTCGCGCATCTGTTCGAGCACCTGATGTTCGAGGGGTCCGAGCACTACGACCACGGGTTCTTCCAGCCGCTCCAGCAGGCGGGGGCCGTGCTGAATGGCTCGACGAACACGGACCGCACCAACTACTGGGAGGTCGTGCCGACGAGCAGCCTCGAGCTGGCGCTGTGGATGGAGTCGGACCGGATGGGGTTTCTGCTGCCGGCGCTGACGGAGGAGAAGTTCCGCAACCAGCGCGATGTCGTGTTGAACGAGCGGCGCCAGAACTACGAGAACCGTCCGTACGGCATGGCCTCGATGGCGATCGTCGCCGCGTTGTTCCCGCCGGACCATCCGTACCACTGGCTCACCATCGGCAGCCCGGAGGATCTGCGCGCCGCCAGTCTCGACGATGTCCGCGCGTTCTTCGCGCGGTACTACCACCCGGCCAACGCCTCGCTGGTGCTGGCGGGCGACATCGACACTGCGGAGGCTCTCCGCCTCGCCGACGGCTACTTCGGATCGATTCCCGCGGGCCCGGCGGCCGGGCCGATCTCGTGCACGGCCGGCCTGGTCTCGGAGATCCGTGTCGTCCTCGAAGACGCGGTCGAGTTGCCACGCCTCTACCTCACGTGGCTGTCTCCGTCCATCTTCGCGCCGGGCGACGCAGACCTCGATCTCGCGGCCGACGTCCTGGCCGAGGGCAAGAGCTCGCGCCTCTACGAAGAGATGGTCTACAGGAAGCGGTTTGCCACCGACGTGGCGGCCCTGCAACAGTCGCGCGAGCTGTCGGGCTTCTTCCAACTCGTCTCGACCGCCGCGCCGGGCCACACGCTCACGGAACTCGACGAGATGATCACGGCGGGACTCGCACGCGTCGCCGCCGATGGTCCGAGCGCCTCAGAACTCGAGCGCAGCCTTGCACAGGCGGAAGCGCAGTTCATCTATCGGGTGCAGACGGTTGGCGGCTTCGGCGGCAAGTCGGATCAGCTCAATCAGTACAACATCTTTGTTGGCGACCCCGGCTTCTTCGACCGCGATCTCGCGCGCTACCGCTCGGCCACACCGGCGACGGTGGCAGAGGCCGTATCGAGTTTCCTCGTCCGCGCACCGCGCGTGGCGGTGAGCGTCGTCCCTCGCGGCCGCCTCGATCTGGCGCTGGCCGGTTCCACCAAGGTGGTGTGCTCGTGA
- a CDS encoding MFS transporter — MADIPNGGAARAGSISPWLVLALLALGEFLGMTLWFSATAVTGALVGEFRLSAGQTAWLTMAVQGGFVAGTLVSAVLNLPDLIATRRLFALGCFCGAVVTSAITLTHGATPAIALRFATGVALALVYPTGMKIVSGWFRDRRGTALAVLVAALTVGQAFPYLLASLVGSASWRTQMLVTAGLAVVGGLIVLLFVHEGPYDAPAERFDPHAAVRVYIDRRTRFAVFGYLGHQWELYAMWTWIGTFAGASLAAHGQTEVARAASAVAFIGVGAGAIGCLMAGFAGDRLGKARVAGLALRVSGCCALLSGLVYGRHPLLLFLFVAVWGTAVVADSAQFSALVADNSRPEYVGTALTVETCSGYLLTMLTIRLVPTLAGFFGWQWVFLALVPGPVFGAWAVRRIQVGTDGLSRD, encoded by the coding sequence TTGGCCGACATCCCGAACGGTGGCGCCGCGCGCGCCGGTTCCATCTCTCCATGGCTCGTGCTCGCCCTGCTGGCGCTTGGCGAGTTCCTCGGCATGACGCTCTGGTTCTCGGCAACCGCCGTGACCGGCGCGCTGGTGGGCGAGTTCCGTCTCTCGGCCGGCCAGACCGCGTGGCTGACGATGGCCGTGCAGGGCGGGTTCGTGGCGGGCACGCTGGTGAGCGCGGTGTTGAACCTGCCCGATCTGATCGCCACCCGGCGTCTGTTCGCGCTCGGCTGCTTCTGCGGTGCCGTCGTCACCTCGGCGATCACGTTGACCCACGGCGCGACCCCCGCCATCGCGCTGCGGTTCGCGACAGGCGTCGCGCTCGCATTGGTCTACCCGACCGGAATGAAGATCGTCTCCGGCTGGTTCAGGGATCGGCGCGGCACGGCGCTGGCCGTGCTCGTCGCCGCGCTCACCGTCGGGCAGGCGTTCCCGTATCTGCTCGCGTCGCTCGTCGGCTCCGCAAGCTGGCGGACGCAGATGCTCGTCACCGCCGGCCTGGCGGTCGTCGGCGGGTTGATCGTGTTGCTGTTCGTCCATGAGGGGCCCTACGATGCGCCGGCCGAACGCTTCGATCCCCACGCCGCGGTCCGCGTCTACATCGACCGCCGCACCCGCTTCGCGGTGTTCGGCTACCTCGGACACCAGTGGGAGTTGTATGCGATGTGGACGTGGATTGGCACCTTCGCCGGCGCAAGCCTCGCAGCGCACGGCCAGACCGAGGTGGCGCGCGCGGCGTCCGCCGTGGCGTTCATCGGCGTCGGAGCCGGGGCGATCGGGTGCCTCATGGCCGGCTTCGCCGGCGATCGCCTCGGCAAGGCGCGGGTCGCTGGCCTGGCGCTGCGGGTCTCGGGGTGCTGCGCACTCCTGTCGGGCCTGGTCTACGGCCGCCATCCCCTCCTGCTCTTCCTCTTCGTGGCCGTCTGGGGCACCGCCGTCGTCGCCGACTCGGCGCAATTCTCTGCGCTCGTGGCCGACAACAGCCGTCCGGAGTACGTGGGCACCGCGCTCACGGTCGAAACCTGCAGCGGCTATCTGCTGACGATGCTCACCATCCGCCTCGTCCCGACGCTCGCGGGGTTCTTTGGCTGGCAGTGGGTGTTCCTCGCGCTCGTGCCCGGGCCGGTGTTTGGGGCGTGGGCGGTACGACGGATACAAGTCGGAACTGACGGTCTCAGTCGAGACTGA